A single genomic interval of Lathyrus oleraceus cultivar Zhongwan6 chromosome 7, CAAS_Psat_ZW6_1.0, whole genome shotgun sequence harbors:
- the LOC127106908 gene encoding disease resistance protein RUN1, with the protein MALACNSLQSSSSSPKMRWKYDVFVSFRGDTRNNFTDHLFGALHKKAIITFRDDTKLKKGEDISLELLQAIEGSQILIVIFSTNYASSTWCLQELAKIAACIEVPGQSVLPIFFDVSPSEVRKQCGDYEKAFQGHEERFKATLEKVQRWRGALTQVANLSGWEVRDKPQYAEIGEITKKVTCLLGNKSSTLPRDIVGMPSRVEELENHLNLDSNDDDVRVVGICGMGGIGKTTLATALYARISNQFDACCFIDDVSKIYGDHGPIGVQKQLLRQTLNEENLQICNLPMASNLIRTRLSRLKSLVFLDNVDEVEQLDKLDMRREWLGRGSRIIIISRNGHILTEHGVDEVYRVRLLDRKCALQLFCQKAFKSDDIMSGYIYLTKEVLAYANGLPLAIKVLGSFLYGRDVSEWGSALSRLRENPRTDIMNVLRISFDGLEDTEKDIFLDIACFFHGYRKGYVKKVLDFRGFHPDIGLKVLVDKSFITYKKQIICMHDLFRELGKSIVREKSPKEPRKWNRVWDYKDVHNVISENMATENLEAMMMEYDSEKDIEIQQMTTLRAEALAQMSRLKLLRLLTFNFSGSLNFLSSELGYLRWDKYPFTSLPSSFQAYKLVELTLRHSNIRKLWEGTKSLPNLTHINLNYSKNLNMMPNFEETPNLESLCLEGCIKLVKIDPSIGTLRRLSRLNLKNCTNLVSIPNNIFGLNSLENLDLSGCPNLFKNLLDIQSQIEHPEMFDNKKSTTQYQPTSFIYKFLKPHFRYLTFQKPEDSVGLLLPSLSRLSCLQYLDLSFCNLFQIPYAIGLLHCLETLYLGGNNFVTLPSSMKELSKLKKLNLQHCKRLKYLPELPSKTVLSVRKTCFRRYSAGLYIFDCPSLVEMESYFGIAFSWMIQLLQVHMQSEIPMEDIKIVIPKTQIPKWFTKQSVGSSISIDPSSIMHDKNLIGIACCLTFVAQDNPTNLREELSSYIAFGFKGTRCGIYSIIPIHLEKDLVTVDLDHLLLIFFGREKFIDLISDATEGWDDISGIELSATVSQPFGLHLEVKNCGYRWIFKEDLEQLNPQKMSKGNSSVQPYY; encoded by the exons ATGGCATTGGCTTGCAATAGCCTCCAAAGCAGCTCTTCTTCACCAAAGATGAGATGGAAATATGATGTGTTTGTGAGCTTTAGAGGAGACACTCGCAACAATTTCACCGATCACCTCTTTGGCGCTCTTCATAAGAAAGCTATTATTACCTTCAGGGATGATACAAAGCTCAAGAAAGGGGAAGATATATCACTTGAGCTTCTACAAGCTATTGAAGGATCCCAAATTTTGATTGTTATTTTCTCAACAAACTATGCTTCTTCCACATGGTGCTTGCAAGAACTAGCAAAAATTGCTGCATGCATTGAAGTTCCAGGACAATCTGTTCTACCTATTTTCTTTGATGTCAGTCCTTCTGAGGTACGAAAGCAATGCGGAGATTATGAAAAAGCCTTTCAAGGGCATGAAGAAAGATTCAAAGCAACTTTAGAGAAAGTGCAAAGATGGAGAGGAGCTCTAACACAAGTAGCCAATCTTTCTGGTTGGGAAGTAAGGGATAA GCCACAATATGCAGAGATTGGAGAAATTACTAAAAAGGTAACATGCTTATTGGGAAATAAATCTTCGACTTTACCTAGGGATATAGTTGGGATGCCCTCCAGAGTGGAAGAATTAGAAAACCATCTGAATTTGGACTCAAATGATGATGATGTTCGAGTAGTAGGGATTTGTGGAATGGGTGGAATAGGAAAGACGACTCTTGCTACTGCTTTGTATGCTAGAATCTCTAATCAATTTGATGCTTGCtgctttattgatgatgtaagTAAAATTTATGGAGATCATGGCCCAATTGGAGTACAAAAGCAACTTCTGCGTCAAACTCTAAATGAAGAAAATCTTCAAATATGCAATCTTCCTATGGCTTCTAATTTGATTCGAACTAGGCTATCTCGATTAAAATCCCTTGTTTTTCTTGATAATGTGGATGAAGTTGAACAACTGGATAAATTGGATATGAGACGAGAATGGCTAGGCAGAGGGAGTAGAATAATCATAATTTCTAGAAATGGGCACATCTTGACAGAGCATGGAGTAGATGAAGTATACAGAGTTCGACTCTTGGATCGTAAATGTGCCCTTCAATTGTTTTGCCAGAAAGCTTTCAAAAGTGATGACATCATGAGTGGTTACATATACTTGACAAAAGAAGTACTAGCATATGCCAATGGCCTTCCACTCGCAATTAAAGTGTTGGGCTCGTTTCTGTATGGTCGAGATGTGTCTGAGTGGGGAAGTGCATTGTCAAGATTAAGAGAGAACCCAAGGACAGATATTATGAATGTACTCCGAATTAGTTTTGATGGACTAGAGGATACAGAAAAGGACATATTTCTTGATATTGCTTGTTTCTTTCATGGATACAGGAAGGGATACGTGAAGAAAGTTTTAGATTTTCGTGGATTTCATCCTGATATTGGTTTAAAAGTTCTCGTTGATAAATCATTCATAACTTACAAGAAACAGATAATTTGCATGCATGATTTGTTTAGAGAACTGGGAAAGAGTATCGTTAGAGAAAAATCACCCAAAGAACCAAGAAAGTGGAACAGGGTGTGGGACTACAAAGACGTCCACAATGTTATCTCAGAAAACATG GCAACAGAAAACCTTGAAGCCATGATGATGGAGTATGATTCAGAAAAGGATATAGAAATACAACAGATGACAACATTGAGGGCCGAAGCTTTAGCACAAATGAGTCGACTTAAATTGCTCAGGTTGTTGACGTTTAATTTCTCAGGAAGTCTCAATTTTCTTTCAAGTGAATTGGGGTATCTACGTTGGGATAAATATCCTTTCACTAGTTTGCCATCAAGTTTTCAGGCGTATAAACTTGTTGAACTGACCCTACGTCATAGCAACATTAGGAAACTATGGGAAGGCACAAAG TCTCTACCTAATTTGACACATATTAATCTCAATTACTCAAAGAATCTTAATATGATGCCAAATTTTGAGGAGACTCCAAATCTTGAGAGCCTATGTCTTGAAGGATGTATAAAACTCGTGAAGATTGATCCATCCATTGGTACATTAAGGAGGCTTTCCAGATTAAATTTGAAAAATTGTACAAATTTGGTCAGTATTCCTAACAACATTTTTGGTCTGAATTCTCTCGAAAATTTAGATCTCTCAGGCTGTCCAAACTTATTTAAGAATCTGTTAGATATACAAAGCCAAATAGAACATCCGGAGATGTTTGATAACAAGAAAAGCACTACCCAATACCAACCAACATCCTTCATCTACAAATTTCTAAAGCCGCACTTTCGATATTTGACTTTTCAAAAACCTGAAGATTCAGTTGGTTTATTGTTGCCTTCATTGTCTCGTTTGTCATGTTTGCAATATCTTGACTTGAGTTTCTGCAATCTTTTTCAAATCCCTTATGCAATTGGGTTGTTACATTGCTTAGAAACCCTATATTTGGGGGGGAACAATTTTGTGACACTACCTTCTAGCATGAAAGAActttccaaacttaaaaaattaAACTTGCAGCACTGTAAGCGCCTGAAATATTTGCCTGAGCTCCCATCAAAAACTGTTCTGTCAGTAAGAAAAACATGTTTTCGTAGATATTCAGCTGGGTTATATATATTTGACTGTCCCAGTTTAGTTGAGATGGAAAGCTATTTTGGAATTGCTTTTTCTTGGATGATACAACTTCTTCAG GTTCACATGCAATCCGAGATCCCAATGGAAGACATTAAAATTGTTATTCCCAAAACTCAAATTCCAAAGTGGTTCACCAAACAAAGTGTAGGCAGTTCAATAAGCATCGATCCATCATCCATTATGCATGACAAGAATTTGATAGGCATCGCATGCTGCTTAACATTTGTAGCGCAAGATAATCCTACTAATTTAAGGGAAGAACTGTCATCTTATATTGCGTTTGGTTTTAAAGGTACACGGTGTGGGATCTATTCAATTATTCCCATACATCTTGAAAAAGATCTGGTCACAGTTGATTTAGATCACCTGTTGCTAATTTTTTTCGGTAGGGAGAAATTTATTGATTTGATAAGTGATGCAACAGAGGGATGGGATGATATTAGTGGTATTGAATTGAGTGCTACAGTTAGTCAGCCCTTTGGTTTGCACTTGGAGGTAAAAAATTGTGGTTATCGTTGGATATTTAAGGAGGATCTGGAACAATTAAATCCACAAAAGATGTCCAAGGGAAATTCGTCAGTTCAGCCATATTATTGA
- the LOC127103210 gene encoding uncharacterized protein LOC127103210: MVAHNVQFQEETRNNQKNTTTSIKNLEVQMGQITQQLAYSSQAQGALPSATVKNPREHNNVSAVTTRSGKSDEVVEEVDEEEAQLIEVDLEIKENEVVREEVITPKPVVKETVIEPKPVVKLPFPTRNKKKGQHEKYFEKFLELFKKLKINIMLLEGMKIPIKKKDRGVITIPCTIGDREFNKALIDPGASVSLMPLSIYKNLGIWVVQDTRMTLQFADHSVKKPYGIVEDVLVKIDKFLFPVYFIILEIPEDE, from the exons ATGGTTGCCCATAATGTtcaatttcaagaagaaacccggaacaatcagaaaaacaccacgACATCTATAAAGAATCTTGAAGTCCAAATGGGGCAAATCACTCAGCAACTAGCTTATagttctcaagcacaaggtgcTCTACCTAGTGCAACCGTGAAAAATcctagagagcataataatgtgagcGCAGTGACAACACGAAGTGGTAAATCTGATGAAGTTGTTGAGGAAGTGGATGAAGAGGAAGCCCAATTGATCGAAGTGGACCttgagatcaaagaaaatgaagttgttaGGGAAGAAGTAATAACACCGAAACCGGTTGTGAAAGAAACAGTCATTGAGCCCAAGCCGGTTGTTAAGCTCCCCTTCCCCACTAGAAACAAGAAAAAAGGGCAACATGAGAAATACTTTGAAAAATTCTtagagttgttcaagaagctGAAGATTAACATTATGTTGTTGGAG GGTATGAAGATTCCGATAAAGAAGAAGGATCGAGGGGTTATCACTATCCCATGTACTATTGGAGATAGGGAATTCAACAAAGCTCTGATTGATCcgggagctagtgtgagtctcaTGCCATTATCTATTTACAAAAATCTTGGTATATGGGTTgtgcaagataccagaatgacactcCAATTCGCCGATCATTCGGTCAAGAAACCGTATGGCATTGTTGAAGATGTTCTGGTGAAAATTGATAAGTTTTTATTTCCGGTGTATTTTATAATCCTTGAAATACCGGAAGATGAATAG